A single window of Meiothermus sp. DNA harbors:
- the pcaD gene encoding 3-oxoadipate enol-lactonase, producing the protein MTRFAKVNGLVLHYRLEGAGPPVVFINSLGSDLRIWDAQAEGLAPHFQVLRYDKRGHGLSEAPPPPYALADHTRDLKALLDHLALEQVSLVGISVGGLIALDFARTYPERTRALVLMDTGARIGSVESWNERIRAIQETSLAEVARGVIARWFTPAFFQEKPAVAQGYYHMLARTPVEGYIGTCAALRDADLRGGLGAVRVPALVLCGAQDPSTPPALSEALAQELRAPLRLLEGAAHLPCIEQPEATLSEIRAFLEVYGGR; encoded by the coding sequence ATGACGCGCTTTGCTAAGGTAAACGGTCTGGTTCTGCACTACCGGCTCGAGGGGGCCGGGCCCCCGGTGGTCTTCATCAACTCGCTGGGCAGCGACCTGCGCATCTGGGACGCCCAGGCCGAGGGGCTGGCCCCCCACTTCCAGGTGCTGCGCTACGACAAGCGCGGCCACGGCCTCTCCGAGGCCCCACCCCCGCCCTACGCCCTGGCCGACCACACCCGGGATTTGAAGGCCCTGCTCGACCACCTGGCGCTGGAGCAGGTCAGCCTGGTGGGCATCTCGGTGGGGGGACTGATCGCCCTCGACTTCGCCCGCACCTACCCCGAGCGTACCCGCGCCCTGGTGCTGATGGACACCGGGGCCCGCATCGGAAGCGTGGAGAGCTGGAACGAGCGCATCCGGGCCATCCAGGAGACCTCGCTGGCCGAGGTGGCCAGGGGGGTCATCGCCCGCTGGTTCACCCCGGCCTTCTTCCAGGAGAAACCCGCTGTGGCTCAGGGTTACTACCACATGCTTGCGCGCACCCCGGTGGAGGGCTATATAGGCACCTGCGCGGCCCTGCGCGACGCCGACCTGCGCGGGGGGCTGGGGGCGGTGCGGGTTCCGGCCCTGGTGCTGTGCGGGGCCCAGGATCCCTCCACCCCCCCTGCCCTCTCGGAGGCCCTGGCCCAGGAGCTCAGGGCCCCCCTGCGGCTCCTCGAGGGGGCCGCTCACCTGCCTTGCATCGAGCAGCCCGAAGCCACCCTGAGCGAGATTCGCGCCTTCTTGGAGGTCTACGGTGGACGATAG
- a CDS encoding 3-oxoacid CoA-transferase yields MKKVPQITPEEAAAMVKDGDVLLVGGFGMTGNPVHLLHALAERPVKNLVYVANNVGEAGLGGGRLLRNGQIKKAIGSYFTSNPEAVQAALRGELEVELIPQGSLAEALRAGGAGLGGFYTPTAAGTLLAKGRETRVIGGKEYVFVEPIRGNVAFIRAWKADTAGNLVYRMTEQNFNKAMATAADLVIAEVEQIVPVGELDPNHIHTPGCYVDYLVEAKMTPELLGSSASVEGSKKADPKRLAMARRALQELKPGDVVNLGIGIPTLVADLITPEMGIILHTENGMLGVGPAPEEGGAMDYPVNAGKIPVTALPGASYFDSADSFAMIRGGHVDVAIMGGLQVDEKANLANWAVPGKPLLGVGGAMDLASGAKKLIITMTHTNPDGSPKIVPECDLPLTAVGAVDLVISELAVFGYPEGQLTLLELMPGATLEEVRAKTAARFVEALG; encoded by the coding sequence TTGAAGAAGGTACCCCAGATTACCCCCGAGGAAGCCGCCGCCATGGTCAAAGACGGCGATGTGCTCCTGGTGGGCGGCTTTGGCATGACCGGCAACCCGGTGCACCTGCTGCACGCCCTAGCCGAGCGCCCGGTGAAGAACCTCGTCTATGTGGCCAACAACGTGGGCGAGGCCGGGCTGGGCGGGGGGCGGCTTTTGCGCAACGGACAGATTAAAAAGGCCATCGGCTCCTACTTCACCTCCAACCCCGAGGCGGTGCAGGCTGCCTTGCGGGGGGAGCTCGAGGTGGAGCTCATCCCCCAGGGTTCCCTGGCCGAGGCCCTGCGGGCCGGGGGGGCCGGGCTGGGCGGCTTCTACACCCCCACCGCCGCCGGCACCCTGCTGGCCAAGGGCCGCGAGACCCGCGTCATCGGAGGCAAGGAGTACGTCTTCGTCGAGCCCATCCGGGGCAACGTGGCCTTCATCCGAGCCTGGAAGGCCGACACCGCCGGGAACCTGGTCTACCGCATGACCGAGCAGAACTTCAACAAGGCCATGGCCACCGCCGCCGATTTGGTGATTGCCGAAGTGGAGCAAATTGTGCCGGTGGGCGAGCTAGACCCCAACCACATCCACACCCCCGGTTGCTACGTGGACTACTTGGTGGAGGCCAAGATGACCCCGGAGCTGCTGGGTTCCTCGGCCTCGGTGGAGGGGAGTAAAAAGGCCGACCCCAAGCGCCTGGCCATGGCCCGCCGGGCCCTGCAAGAGCTCAAGCCCGGCGACGTGGTCAACCTGGGCATCGGCATCCCCACCCTGGTGGCCGACCTGATTACCCCCGAGATGGGCATCATCCTGCACACCGAGAACGGGATGCTGGGGGTAGGCCCGGCCCCGGAGGAAGGCGGGGCCATGGACTACCCCGTCAACGCCGGCAAGATTCCCGTGACCGCCCTGCCCGGGGCCAGCTACTTCGACAGCGCCGACTCCTTCGCCATGATCCGCGGGGGGCACGTGGACGTGGCCATCATGGGCGGGCTCCAGGTAGATGAAAAGGCCAACCTGGCCAACTGGGCCGTACCCGGCAAGCCGCTATTGGGGGTGGGGGGCGCGATGGATCTGGCCTCGGGGGCCAAGAAGCTCATCATCACCATGACCCACACCAACCCCGACGGCTCCCCCAAGATTGTCCCCGAGTGCGACCTGCCCCTTACCGCAGTGGGAGCCGTCGATCTGGTCATCAGCGAACTGGCGGTGTTTGGCTACCCCGAGGGGCAGCTCACCCTTCTAGAGCTGATGCCAGGGGCTACCCTGGAGGAGGTGCGGGCCAAGACTGCGGCCCGGTTTGTGGAGGCGCTGGGCTAA
- the pcaH gene encoding protocatechuate 3,4-dioxygenase subunit beta produces MSHHESPSRVLDWSIQPPYLYSPYVATVRRAPHHPLVPLPTSLLERTGPVYGEGDIGPLDHDLTKNATKNGEPLGERIIVTGRVLDESGRGVPGVLLEIWQANAAGRYIHKNDQHDAPLDPNFVGAGRTLTDDQGYYRFITIKPGAYPWRNHHNAWRPAHIHFSLIGRNFSERLVTQMYFPGDPLLQYDPIYQGIPNIKARERLISSFDIETTRPEWALGYRFDIVLAGYDRTYFEEEH; encoded by the coding sequence ATGAGCCACCACGAGAGCCCAAGCCGCGTGCTGGACTGGAGTATCCAGCCCCCCTACCTCTATAGCCCCTACGTGGCCACCGTGCGCCGGGCCCCGCACCACCCCCTGGTGCCTTTGCCGACCTCGCTGTTGGAGCGCACCGGCCCGGTCTACGGCGAGGGGGATATCGGCCCTTTGGACCACGACCTGACCAAGAACGCGACCAAGAACGGCGAGCCTTTGGGCGAGCGGATCATCGTGACGGGCCGGGTGCTCGACGAGAGCGGCCGGGGGGTGCCGGGGGTTCTGCTTGAAATCTGGCAGGCCAACGCCGCCGGGCGCTACATCCACAAGAACGACCAGCACGACGCCCCCCTCGACCCCAACTTCGTGGGAGCCGGGCGCACCCTGACCGACGACCAGGGCTACTACCGCTTCATCACCATCAAGCCGGGGGCCTACCCCTGGCGCAACCACCACAACGCCTGGCGGCCCGCCCACATCCACTTCTCCCTGATTGGGCGCAACTTCAGCGAGCGGTTGGTGACCCAGATGTACTTCCCCGGCGACCCCTTGCTCCAGTACGACCCCATCTACCAGGGCATCCCCAACATCAAGGCCCGCGAGCGGCTCATCTCGAGCTTCGACATCGAGACCACCCGCCCCGAGTGGGCCCTGGGCTACCGCTTCGACATCGTGCTGGCCGGCTACGACCGCACCTACTTCGAGGAGGAGCACTGA
- the pcaB gene encoding 3-carboxy-cis,cis-muconate cycloisomerase — translation MAYLPQESRLFGRVFGDAEMAALFSDERGLGAMLEVEGALAWAQAELGLIPLEAAQAIERAIAGFAPDWEALARATERDGVPVAGLVSALRRAVGAPYERYLHYGATTQDILDTALVLRLREALALLEGRLRGVLRHLLKLAQRHLQTPMAGRTHAQQALPIPFGFKVAGWMAPLLRHLERLEELRGRLLVVQLGGAVGTLAALGPDGPRVQEALARRLGLGLPPIPWHTARDNLAELAGWLSLLSGSLGKMAQDILLLAQSEVGEVRESAQEGRGGSSTLPQKSNPVQSEVVVAAARANAALLAALHQAQIAEHERATHAWQLEWLTLPSMFAHAAAALKQALELCQNLVVDEARMRANLAASQGLLLAEALQFALAPHLGMEPAKALLREAVRVAQAEGRHLVEVVRERVEAPLPWDSFREEAYLGAGPHFAARVLAWARDLLREEA, via the coding sequence ATGGCCTATCTACCCCAGGAAAGCAGGCTCTTTGGCCGGGTCTTCGGCGATGCGGAGATGGCCGCGCTGTTCTCGGATGAGCGGGGGCTTGGGGCGATGCTCGAGGTCGAAGGGGCTTTGGCCTGGGCCCAGGCCGAGCTGGGCCTGATTCCCCTCGAGGCCGCCCAAGCGATTGAGCGAGCCATCGCGGGCTTTGCCCCCGACTGGGAGGCCCTGGCCCGGGCCACCGAGCGCGACGGGGTGCCGGTGGCCGGGCTGGTTTCGGCGCTGCGCCGGGCGGTGGGGGCCCCCTACGAGCGCTACCTGCACTACGGGGCCACCACCCAGGACATCCTGGACACCGCCCTGGTGCTGCGGCTGCGCGAGGCCCTGGCCCTTTTGGAGGGCCGCTTGCGCGGGGTGCTTCGCCACCTGCTAAAGCTGGCCCAGCGCCACCTCCAGACCCCCATGGCCGGGCGCACCCACGCCCAGCAGGCCCTGCCCATTCCCTTCGGCTTCAAGGTGGCGGGCTGGATGGCCCCGTTGCTTCGGCACCTGGAGCGGCTGGAGGAGCTCAGGGGGCGGCTTTTGGTGGTGCAGCTTGGGGGGGCGGTGGGCACCCTGGCGGCTTTGGGGCCGGATGGCCCCCGGGTGCAGGAGGCCCTGGCCCGGCGGCTGGGGCTGGGCCTGCCCCCCATCCCCTGGCACACCGCCCGCGACAACCTAGCCGAGCTGGCGGGCTGGCTCTCTTTGCTCAGCGGCAGCCTGGGTAAGATGGCCCAGGACATCCTGCTCCTGGCCCAAAGCGAGGTGGGCGAGGTGCGCGAGAGCGCCCAGGAGGGGCGGGGCGGCTCCTCCACCCTGCCGCAGAAGAGCAACCCGGTGCAAAGCGAGGTGGTGGTGGCCGCGGCCCGGGCCAACGCGGCGCTTTTGGCGGCGCTGCACCAGGCCCAGATCGCCGAGCACGAGCGGGCCACCCACGCCTGGCAGCTCGAGTGGCTCACCCTGCCCTCCATGTTCGCCCACGCCGCCGCCGCGTTGAAGCAGGCCCTCGAGCTCTGCCAAAACCTGGTGGTGGACGAGGCGCGGATGCGGGCCAACCTGGCCGCCTCCCAGGGGCTTTTGCTGGCCGAGGCCCTGCAGTTCGCCCTGGCCCCCCACCTGGGGATGGAGCCGGCCAAGGCCCTCTTGCGCGAGGCGGTGCGGGTGGCCCAGGCCGAGGGGCGGCACCTGGTGGAGGTGGTGCGGGAGCGGGTGGAAGCGCCCCTGCCTTGGGACTCATTTCGGGAAGAAGCCTACCTGGGCGCCGGGCCGCACTTCGCCGCGCGGGTGCTGGCCTGGGCCCGAGATTTGCTTAGGGAGGAAGCTTGA
- the pcaG gene encoding protocatechuate 3,4-dioxygenase subunit alpha — MRPQSPSQTVGPFFAFALVREGGNVLVNEETQGEHILLRGQVLDGDAQPVDDALVEIWQADAQGRFRHPADPNYALADPHFRGFGRSGTASGGFWFRTVKPGPVPPSPVPCIAVRVFARGMLIHAVSRLYFSDHDNTQDPLFASLDPERRETLVAERQLTPAGVVYRWDIRLQGPRETVFFDL, encoded by the coding sequence ATGCGCCCCCAGTCGCCCAGCCAGACCGTGGGCCCCTTCTTCGCCTTCGCCCTGGTGCGCGAGGGGGGCAATGTTTTGGTAAACGAGGAGACCCAGGGCGAGCACATCCTCCTGCGCGGGCAGGTGCTCGACGGGGACGCTCAGCCGGTGGATGACGCCTTGGTGGAGATCTGGCAGGCCGACGCCCAGGGGCGCTTTCGCCACCCCGCCGACCCCAACTACGCCCTGGCCGACCCCCACTTCCGCGGCTTTGGCCGTTCGGGCACCGCCTCGGGGGGCTTCTGGTTCCGCACCGTCAAGCCCGGCCCGGTGCCCCCCAGCCCGGTGCCCTGCATTGCGGTGCGGGTCTTCGCCCGGGGGATGCTTATCCACGCGGTGAGCCGCCTCTACTTCTCCGACCACGACAATACCCAAGACCCCCTCTTCGCCAGCCTGGATCCAGAGCGCCGGGAAACCCTGGTGGCCGAGCGCCAGCTCACCCCGGCCGGGGTGGTCTACCGCTGGGACATCCGGCTGCAGGGGCCGCGCGAGACGGTTTTCTTCGACCTCTAG
- the pcaC gene encoding 4-carboxymuconolactone decarboxylase gives MDDRYERGLKNRRAVLGAEYVAQAQARTTPFDADFQRFITEYAWGEVWGREGLSRKTRHLLTLALLAALGHEHELEMHLRATARTGVSPEEVREVFMQVAVYAGLPAANRAFAIAKEVLKEEI, from the coding sequence GTGGACGATAGGTACGAACGCGGCCTCAAAAACCGCCGGGCGGTGCTGGGGGCGGAGTACGTGGCCCAGGCCCAGGCCCGCACCACCCCCTTTGACGCCGACTTCCAGCGCTTCATCACCGAGTACGCCTGGGGCGAGGTCTGGGGGCGGGAGGGGCTTTCGCGCAAGACCCGCCACCTCCTCACCCTGGCCCTGCTGGCGGCTTTGGGCCACGAGCACGAGCTGGAGATGCACCTTCGGGCCACCGCCCGCACCGGGGTGAGCCCGGAGGAGGTGCGCGAGGTGTTCATGCAGGTCGCGGTCTACGCCGGCCTTCCGGCGGCCAACCGGGCCTTTGCCATTGCCAAGGAGGTTTTGAAGGAGGAGATATGA